Genomic DNA from Scylla paramamosain isolate STU-SP2022 chromosome 12, ASM3559412v1, whole genome shotgun sequence:
AGAAGCCAACATTAACAGGTTGCAACACTGGCCCTGTGTAACTCACCAAGCGGACCACTCTGGAGTACTTGAGCTGCTTGTGTCGCAAGGTAGCATAGTCTGCCACAGTCTGCCTCAGATGGTGCTCCCTGGCTTGTGCTGCCAGGGTGTGAAGTGCCTCTGAGCCTCCCTTGGGAATGACTCTGTCCTGGAATGTCCCTGCCAAGATGAtatttgccattattattaatgtCACACTAGGGTGTAGTCTGGTAGGCCATGAGAcaatccctttccaccaggggtaagagtgtgaatgataagggtatgagtgtgtggtgccctGTCTGGGCCATCCTACTTCCTGActggtgtatagatagatagatagatagattaacatcatcatcattattattactattctacCAAAATGAAGACTTTTTGCTTAATCTCCAGTATTTGAAAGGCCCAAGAAATTAATGTGAAATAATGTGTAACAAGTTTTATCCCTATCAGTTCCAATTCCTGGAGCACATAGGAAAAGCTTTTAGTCACAACACAGCACTGTTCCACTAATAGGTCATGATTTCAAACTTCACTGATTAGACACAATTAATCTAAAGTGAGGTAGATAAAATGTACAAGTTATATTTTCTGGGCGTACATCTATTTCTTGAAGAAGCCTCACCTGTATACCAGTTAAAAGCACGGCCTGTGTGCTTTGCTGGGAACTGGGAGATGTCCTGTGGCAGCAGTTCATTTTTCACAGTCAGCAAGTCTGGGCTGTGGTAAGACAACACTGTCAGCTCCTGTGGTCAAGTAAGCTGTGCAGCACAAAGcatagtgaagaggaaagaaaaaatgaaggaggcagaaatgaatggaaaagaagaaaatgaaaggggaTAGATAGAAGGGGAAAGATCTGATAGTGAAATGCCATAAACAAGTAACTCAGTGTAGTGCCAGTCAGTGacttgagaaagaaaatatttgtttagGTCACTTAACTTGCACAGCTCAGCTCCAAGACAAATTAACTTCAACCTTTTTTTAGCTTTTACTCTAGAAATAGGATTTTTACAGCATACATTATTTCTGAAAACACATCAGTTATAAAATCACATCTTCTCTGTGTAAGGGGGAAAGGATATTAAAGTATAGGGACATATTACAATTAATGTTaatcaaagttggttttatcaCATTGAGGTGACCTTACCTGCAGGCTGCTTCCAGCTTCTCTATGGCAAATGGGTCATTTTGGTCCCTTGACAGTGGTGGGGGGAAACACTGGCGAATGTCTTCCTTAGTGTCCAGCTGAAAGGAATGTACAGACTTACACAAAAACACAGTATGCTAAATACAAACACCAATCAAATTCAAATTTGTATCAAAAAGAAGTAAATCATGTGAATATAATGCTTTTAGCTCTGTGAGTATTTTAAAATAATTTTTAAGAAGTAGGATTCCAAaccgatttttttcttctactttactATTGAAATATATTTCCATAAAAATTTAGAAAGATCACTGTTCACCCTGGACTGCCTGCAGGGTTAGTGGCCTAGCCTCTTGTTATTAAGCTCCCTCCTGAAATGAGCCCTGGGAGAAAGGTTTCACTGTGAGATGCCTCTAGTATCTCAGATCTATTATGGCTATccactcattattattttttatacaatGAATACATTTTGTCTTCTACTTACTTTATTTTGGCAGGAAATTTTGTATAATTGCCTTTACAGCTGAGCTGTGGCAGGCAGAAGGGACAGAATTTAATTTCAGTTAAATGGCAATATAGAAGGACTAAGTACCCTTTGTAGTAAATCTTACCAACAGCACCTCCTTATGTACTGCACTGCTGCTCCTCTCCAGGACAAGCAAGGTCGGAGATCTGGGAGGAAAGTGGGCTTCTAGGTTGGGGGAAGCTAAAATAGGGTAAATTTGGGAAAACATTGATGCTCTAAGGAGAAAAATACCACTTTGGGGTTAAATCCCTATAAAATAATCAACAAACAAGGAGTATCTGCTCATCAtacctcctaacctaaccttttgAAATCACTTAATTTGCTAACTGGGAGGGTCTGCTCCCTATATTCCTCACTATGCTATGCTAACCAATAAAACTGCAGTTTAACACAATATatcctatcttccttttctcctctatcTCCAACAAGCTTGGGGACATGTGGGAAAGCAGAGTTTTAGAGTGGAGGAAGCCAAATTTGGAGATTCATAAAAAATCTGCTATATTTTGTAAACTGAGGGATCTTCTAGCCAACCTTAACAGGTGCTTTGCACCCCTCAtctctccccacacacaaaTCCCTCTTAAGGACACTACCCTAAAGCCACACTTACATTAGTCAGTGGTAAGCTTGGATCCCAATGATTGGGCTGGATTTTGTCCAAGGTTGAAAGATTTCCTGTGAACTCTGTTTCtaacttcttccctccctcccctcttccatccATGCAGTGTAAATATTTTCCTACTGTTGTATATGCTCTTGTATTTACTAACCAACCATGGTTTCAATATTGCCTGGGTTTCTTCTTTTGTGCCTTCATTAAAGCTACAAAATTGGCTGCAAGGTTAGTATCACCAAGACACAATTTCACCGTAATGTCTTCTATTATAGTCAGCTGGTGAAGGCTCCACTCTGCTTCTTGTGGActgttattgttttgatgccATTGGAAATGTGAAAGCATGAACATCTGCAACAGTAAGGTTGCATTCATTGGGACTAGTCTACCAATATGTCAAAAAGGTAATGTAGGATGGACAAATTTTTGCCCAACCATAAGGCTGACATCCAAGCTTACCAATTACTAGTGTAACCATAgcttaacctcatctaaccaagGGTCTTTGCTCATTTCTGAACCCCACCTTAAGGGCACTAACATAACCCAACTGGTCTGGACCTCGCCTTAatgacactaacctaacctaagtggAGCTGCACCTACCATGgataatattagaaaaaaataaataaaaaaaataaaaaaaacagtaactaGCACGAAAAAGGAGTGCACCACTATGAAGTACATGTTTTTCCAAGACATTTTTCTTCTATATACTTTCCGATGTATATTACTCCTTTAGTGTTACTGCTGATAGAGAATTCCCCTACACAGGGAATTTTTCCTAAGGCTTTCCGACGGGCGAGTGGCGATTTCGTGTACTGGGCAACAAAATACAAGGATTGATGCATTTCTTATTACTTAATGTCAGATTGTGGGTTTTCTCTAAATTTGCCCCCCTGGATCTTCattaaggacactaacctaaccaggaGGCTTCACCCTCATGGACcccccttaaggacactaacctaacctgccacTGTTCTTTACCGACGGCGCCAAGACATCGATCAATCAATGTTCCTTACCGTCTTGCCATCCAGTACGGAGGTGACAGTTGCTGAGTACTTTTCATAGAACTCCTTGAGATTGATGGGTTCCTCGCTCACCCAGGGAATGTTCTTCACGCTGAAAATATCCTCCATGCTCAAGCTGGTGAGGAACCCACCGTACAATCTCCCCGCAGGACCCGCACcttgttgtttgtttactaGAATGTAGATGAAGCTCGGAGCTCTCGCCTTTGCAACGGCATGCTCCTCTGCGAAATTTTATTGATACtggattcttcttttttcttttgtgctcCATATTTGATATATCAGGTATTTATAGCAATGTACTTGGGTGAAGAGGAACAGCCCCACTATGTTGCTGCACTCCTCTGGGTAGTTTTGGGATAGAATGGGCGCCGCTGCGCGCTTCTTAAAAAAGATTGTTCGCTTTACTGTGGCGAGTGTCTAGTTCCTCTGTTACAGTCGCCTCTCTGCCTGTCTTTTCAGTTTGCCTCACAGGTGTAGTAACATGCTACCGGTGGTGTGGGTCACTGCTGCACTCTGGCAAGCCTGCCTGGCCGAAGCGTCTTTCTCCTCATTGCATAGAGCTGGAGGGCACTGAGTTTTCTTGTTTAGGAGCGCGCGttacagaagaggaggatataaGAAAGGGAAGCTATGATTATTGGCTAAAGAGAGCAAGAAGGGCAGGGAGGCGATTGATGAGGATGTGGGAAAGAGACACATCGCTGGTACAAAACGAACACTTTGTGAAGCAGGCTAAGGAAAGATGGGGATACAGATGTCCAATCAATCGTTTTGGAAGTCGGAGTGTTTGGAGGTTGCTGCGTGTAGAGAGATGTCGAGGACCAGACGGGACCACAGCCCTTGACTTTGTAGGCACAAGACGGTGGAGATGGGTTGGAGGCACGGAGATGCTCAGGTGGCAGTTTGTGGATTGGTGGGCGGGCTGCGTGGTGGACAAAGATGCCAGCAGAGGGGTGGATGATGTACACTTCCTGAAATACTGTAGAATTCTGGCTCGAACACATAatggcacgtgtgtgtgtgtgtgtgtgtgtgtgtgtgtgcaaggtaAGTAAAAGGGTATAAcctccttggtgtgtgtgtgtccctcagtctttctctcctcacttaTTCGCATGGATATCACatttgcacaaaaaaaaagaaaaaaaaatctttatactactactactactactactactactactactactactactactactactattactactactacttctattactactactactactactagttataataataataataataatgataatagtaataataataataataataataataataataataataataataataataataatgataatgataataataataataataaaaagtaataacaacagcaacaacaacaacacccaataataaataacagaagaaaagaaaaagacacaaatGTTTGCACTTTTATGAAATTTTCATCCATCCAGTGTGGCCTGTCGCTGGAGCgtcactcattattattattattattattattattattattattattattattattattattattattattattatcattattgttattattattaacatcatcattattacttagGTGCAGTATTTTTATCCTCATGTCAATGATGCGACACAACACAGGAAATAGGTTGCAATACAAAGTGAATAAAGCGGAGTAAAATGATGCAATTTTACCTTCACAAAATTTCTTTAGAATGCAGAATTAGCAGCAAAACACTTGTTAACAGTTCTATACAACGTATTCATGTTCATGTCAGTGATGTcacacacaagacaaaagaCTGGcaagaaactaaaataaatcAAGCATTGAATGAAATTATTCTAGCAGATAAAATCAATTTAGAATTTAAAAATACAGACcagattattattgttttcattattattatttttctacatttccATGATGTCACAACATAAAAGGTGCAGCAAGAAGCTAAAACAAGGATCTGGCCACCAAACACTACACATGCAGCCATCAAGTCAGTGTCGGACAATGTCACAATGGAGCCACGTTGTTAACACAGCAGTCCGACGCGCACTGTTCATAATCATATGTCATAAAGCgacctgtgagtgtgtgtgtgtgtgtgtgtgtgtgtgtgtgtgtgtgtgtttgtgtgtgtgtgtgtgtgtgtgtgtgcgcccctCGTCCGGCGAACGACGCCCTGCCTTCTGCCATAATATACACTTAAACTGTTCCCTGTACATTACTATCACGCGGCGCCATTCTTCCTTGCTCCACAGACATCACTCTTTCATCTAACACTCCCGTTGCTGTCTATCCATCCCGTTATTCGTCTCTCCCCCCAAACCTCAGACTCCTCGTATCCGgtctagttatttttttttcgctagtgcttttccttcatcctcactACACGTCCAGACACAATAAACAATCTTTCAGCCAGTTTTCGTTCAGGataatttttccttcacattacGTTTCTAACTTGACGCATACATGTCACTCAACAAAATTAATGTTTCTCATCTTCATTACATTGgaatccttcttctctcctctctgtgtTCTATGTTTCGGCATCACCATCTCTTCATGCAATTTTCTTCCTTGCATTCACTCCAAACGATCTGCTCCCTAACACCCTATTCATTCCtctcccacccccaccacacatTACTGCTTAATTAATTCTGAACGTCATCTCtacatctatttatctgtctataacAACATGCGACCACAGGTGCATGAAGCACTCCAAACTCCTCAAACAACTTACCATTCAAAACTATATTCATCCTTCCAACATCTACCAACCTCACggaattaattaatttattcttgGTCTCATTCACTCTCGATTTTCTCATTTGTTCCTCCGCCAGTTCTTGTAATATTGCAGCTGTTATTGCAAAGAGACATGCACATTTTGACGATTAAAGCATTAACAGTGGTTCTCCATCTCAAAGATTGGATGCACGTGGAAGGTAAGTTAACTGAATAATCATTACAATTTGTTCTTTATATCACTGGAAGGTGTCTTGATTATACAATGTATATTTAATGCTACTGATTTAGTTACATCTTCACACTTtcaatacaaaataaagaagcGTATGGCAAATTTTAAAGACAAAACACCACAACCATGCATGCCTCTAGACGTGAATTCTAAACTTCCTTGACAACATCCTTACTATCGCGCAGGATTTATAATCTTGTGCCTATTGGGTTAAGAAACAAGTCTTTTGAAAAACTTAGGTTTTGAACTTCTGGAGACGAtgctccttccattttctcgaAAAGCGTCTGAAATTCCCTGATCAATTCAAACAGCATCTTGCAGTGTGCGTGATCTGCCAATGCCTTGCAAAAGGCACGGACTGACGGTGTACCCAAGGTGGGGTGCCTGTACGCTTGAAAACCTGACGTGGACGAAAAGATACAAAGCATGTCTCTGTAGGCTTCCCTTTTGGCTTCCGGGAAAAGCGTAGGTCGAATCTCTTCGTCTTCCCCCCGACAAAAGTGGCTGAAAAAGATCTTAGGCTTTCCACTTAAAAAATGGCAGTTATTGCTAAGGAAGAAATTCATTACCTCGTCAATGGTTACGGTGTCCGTgtcgtgtgttatgaatgtacGGGGGCCGTCTCCATGACTcatgacaaacacaaacagagaggAAACGTGGGACAGCTTCGAATTTTGGCTCTCTTTGCTGAAAAACTCTAACGTGGCTGCTCGGGAAAGATCATAGCGAGTAACCACCTCGTACCCCATCTGATGGTAGACTCTTTCCAGATTGACAGTGTCACATTCTGATCCAGACCTGCAGGGATATTGATCACCTGTGAAGGATTTGTTGTTCAGGATGAGAACTCGGCCGCGCGGATTGGAGTGACAGGGATATACACTAGGTCCATTTGGGCACGGTTGCACCGCTGGCCGCACCTGCAGTTCCATGATTGAGCTCTCCTGCTGACAAATgaatacgaaaaaagaaaaaaaaagaaaaaaagtaagtcaTATGTAGGACATAGGATATCAATTTAACATAATGAACTACAGAAAACAGATTAGATTTATACATCATTAGTAAGcatatccaataaaaaaaaagtcgattGTAAGAATGCAAATACTGAGGAAGGCGTTTGAAAAGGCTCGCCAGTGTTATATTTTCTGTAGTCTCATTGCCTCGCGTTTGTACATTATTGGTATGCATATCCAGTAAAAAGGTAATTGTAAGACTTcagatattgatgaagggatgatGCAGATATTCAAGgaacaaataacaaatagaaCAACAGTATGCGTCAGATGGAAAACGGTAAACAACAAAGGAGGCCAAGAAATATTACTCACCCGGGGGAATCCATCAAGAGGTAACTCGGTAATAGGATGTTTTTCACTACCGATGCCAATTATGCGACTGTCAGTAATCTGCAAAACACCCTGCCCTAGTTAGTGCGTCTTTCTGCTTCACATAATGGGGGACTTCTATGCAGACATAAAGTTTTTCACAGGTCGCTGCGCCATTAGATTGAAAAGAGCCCCTGGTTACCTTGACTTTCCTATGCCGTTCAAGAGGCTATTCGTCAAATTATCAGCACACAAATTATGTCAATGAAGTTCATAGCAAAAGTGTAAGAGAAAACCATAATTGTTGTATTTTCCTGAAAACCAAGCCATATTATTCAATACCATGGAACACAGCAAAGTTTTTACTCTTATACAAAATCATAACCCAAAAACTGGCCTCCCATGCCTTTAAAAGAAGTTAAACTTATACTAAAGTCTTAGAACCGTACGAATTTTTAGTATGTCTTTTTCTCACTAGATTAGAAAACATAATTGCAGTAAATTTCGTGACTTCAGGGTAGAAGACGTTCTTGGGCTTGTTTCTGCCACCAGCCGCCACACTGGAGATGACGACGAGGAGGGGAGATGTATGTCTGATCGGCCTCCCAAAACGAGGTTAGTTGGATGCAATCTCCACTTTCAGTACACCATGGGCAGTGAGGGGCAGGGGACAGACACAAGCGGCGCAGTGATCGTGGGGTGAGGTCTTGGAAGATGTGGGAtaggggaagagtgagggaggacgagagatgatgaaaagataGAAATCGTGGCGGCGCGGTACACAATATAAACTATAATGAGTACGCTGATCTGCGGACGAGGACTGTGCTTGGCCTCAGTTGCATTGTGCCTTCATGCACAAtgcatttcattacatggactTTACGTCACAAGATACTCGTCTACTGACGCGTTAAAAATGACTGATCTTCTAAGACTTCAATGTAAGTCAAACATTTTAAGAGGACAGGCGGAACTCATTTTgggctattttctttttaaaaatacacacacacacacacacacacacacacacacacacacacacacagagagagagagagagagagagagagagagagagagagagagagagagagagagagagagagagagagagacttatttgTTGTAAGATTTTAAACAAAAGCAAGGCTTGATTTTCAAGAAAATACAACTATGGTTATTTTTTCACGTCTCCTAAATTTTTGCTGCGAAGTTTATTGACTACATAAGTTTGTGTGATACTCTGACGCAGAGATTCTTGCACCAGCGTAGTAGAGGCAAGATAATTAGGGACTCTCTCCAGGCCAGTGACGCAGTACAGAGAACTTAGGAAGTCCCCCATTATcagtctcaaaaaaaaaaaaaaaaaaaaaaacactcagcgACGATAACGTGTCAATAATTTATTGTCGTTGTCAAGgtcaacaacaacatgaaaaaaCACCAGTATTTTCATATCTCTATAATGTGCACTCTCGAAGCTTGAATAGAATTATCTAAAAGAACAGTTTCCCTACATTTAAAGTCGgtgacactaataataataataatgataataatgatagtaataataataataataataataataataataataataataataataataataataataataataataatattaataataataataatgataataataataatgataatgaagaaatagttACCATGCCATTATCCGTGTGCGTCTCTCTCAACTCAGTCTCCAAGATTTCATTTCTCTTGTAGCATGTACAGTAGACAAGGGAGCTCTTCAACAGAGCTCCCATACGTTTCTGGACAAAATGCAGAAAGGTGAAATATCATACGTAATGCAATATTTCAAATTTAACTATGACTGTATTACTAGTAAGTGCATTAGGGTAGGCTTATGTATATCTTCAgattattataaagaaaaaaaagaaaggaagaaaaggcaaaaCTTGGttggtaaatgaataaattatacTTGAATCTGTGCTCGGCAGGGCATCACGTATTGTTTGTTTGGTAAATTGAAACGTAAATTATTTGGTAAGTAGGAAAGTTACGGTCTCTTTTCAGGCTAGTGGAGCAGTGCAGTGGCCCCGCGTAGTGACAGAGCTTGGAAAGCCTCCCATGCATAGAGCAAATCGTTTTATTAAACCAATTATCTGTTATTACTCTGTGTGTGGTATTGATGACAATTTTTTCAGGTGTGGACTTTGACttgaatatggaaaaaaaaaaaaaaggaaaaatagttacctttttgttctcctttttttgcttctttttttcttctgtatagAGAGTTGGCACGGTTGAGTCAGTGAGGGGAGGAATGTAAGATGGGAAAAGAGGTGGTGGGGAAGGAATAGGAATGGAGTCAGTCTGTTCAGGTGAAGGGACAGGAGTGGATTCAATCTGTTCTGGTGAAGGAATACGAGTGGACTCAGTGTCTTTAAGTATAGAATAGATTATTGGAGGCGTTCGTGTTTGAGATATTAGTGTTGGTGAGAGAATATGCTGTTGGCTGGTTGAAGAGGCATGCTGAGAGGTAACAGACCGACGATAATTGACTGGCGATGGCGCTTGTTGTGGAGGAGGCGTTACATCACTCCCAAAGACTGCTGATATGGGAGTGGGCCGGGGGATGGTAAATGGTGGTTTCTTCGTTTGTTTCTGATGGTGCAAAAAGAGAGTAATAATATCAATCCATAATTAATATCTACCTTTCTAAACTTATTACTTAAGTATTCCTCAAACTTATCATGCTCGTGTAGTTTACTGCTCAAATATTCCTTCAGTTCGTCATCTTATTGTATCTTACTGTCCAAATTGTCTGAAACTTATCATTTTAATGCAgcatttcttaacctttttcttttccgaaTTCAACACCTCTTGTAGTCAAATGTAGGCAGGCCAGCACCCCATGACACGTACAGAAAGACCTATGCCAGTCCTGCTCCAGATATTCAGTATCGACGTGTGTCACCTCCTACTTGGCGAAGGTTGTTGTTTTCCTGTAATTGGTTAAATCTCTGGTTttagggaaaagagagaagtaggaggaggaggaggaaaatttatcggtagggagggaagaggaacagagaggctggtgatggtggtggtgagtggggtGAGGATAGGGACACACAGATCTTGGGAATGGACGAGATATGGGCCAGGTGGGGCAGGTCAAGTTGGGGGCTCAAGACTTAGTTTAGAGGGGGTTTAACCAATTACAGGAAAGCAACAGCCTTCGTTAAGTAGGAGGTGACACACGTCGCTACTGAATATCTGGAGCAGGACTGGCACAGGTTTTACTGCAGCCGACTGTACCACAAAACTTAGTAACACAGACTTGCTACCAAAGTGGGTAATGTTTGTACAAATCAAGTGCTTTTCATCACCATGCTAAAGTGCATTAACACAGTTGAAAGTGAGTtagctgagtcttggtcatcctcatttagggattttgatgaaactttcgctgttgccttatgcatatcaaaagcttttgatagagcctggcacaaagctttgatttccaaactatcctcctacggcttctatccttctctctaaaacttcatctcaagtttcctttctgaccattctattgttgTCGTGGTatatggtc
This window encodes:
- the LOC135105999 gene encoding uncharacterized protein LOC135105999 isoform X1, whose protein sequence is MGTYSYIHSEGRKPDQSPPHPTVHGISSPRPIVVLCPARLPSDKGVHPLHLAASRGDVYEVAELLRKGANPHASNQRGFRALHFAAEGGFVEVVKLLTHYGACVGAPTNDGLLAVHLAAKNGHVQILEQLQKLHCDLTSRDHSQATPLHYAAQHGKLKAVEWMIKTKVPLDSKDNEGKTAADRAKEKRYLEVVKVLDVAISKQTKKPPFTIPRPTPISAVFGSDVTPPPQQAPSPVNYRRSVTSQHASSTSQQHILSPTLISQTRTPPIIYSILKDTESTRIPSPEQIESTPVPSPEQTDSIPIPSPPPLFPSYIPPLTDSTVPTLYTEEKKKQKKENKKKRMGALLKSSLVYCTCYKRNEILETELRETHTDNGMITDSRIIGIGSEKHPITELPLDGFPRQESSIMELQVRPAVQPCPNGPSVYPCHSNPRGRVLILNNKSFTGDQYPCRSGSECDTVNLERVYHQMGYEVVTRYDLSRAATLEFFSKESQNSKLSHVSSLFVFVMSHGDGPRTFITHDTDTVTIDEVMNFFLSNNCHFLSGKPKIFFSHFCRGEDEEIRPTLFPEAKREAYRDMLCIFSSTSGFQAYRHPTLGTPSVRAFCKALADHAHCKMLFELIREFQTLFEKMEGASSPEVQNLSFSKDLFLNPIGTRL
- the LOC135105999 gene encoding uncharacterized protein LOC135105999 isoform X2 → MGTYSYIHSEGRKPDQSPPHPTVHGISSPRPIVVLCPARLPSDKGVHPLHLAASRGDVYEVAELLRKGANPHASNQRGFRALHFAAEGGFVEVVKLLTHYGACVGAPTNDGLLAVHLAAKNGHVQILEQLQKLHCDLTSRDHSQATPLHYAAQHGKLKAVEWMIKTKVPLDSKDNEGKTAADRAKEKRYLEVVKVLDVAISKQTKKPPFTIPRPTPISAVFGSDVTPPPQQAPSPVNYRRSVTSQHASSTSQQHILSPTLISQTRTPPIIYSILKDTESTRIPSPEQIESTPVPSPEQTDSIPIPSPPPLFPSYIPPLTDSTVPTLYTEEKKKQKKENKKKRMGALLKSSLVYCTCYKRNEILETELRETHTDNGMITDSRIIGIGSEKHPITELPLDGFPRESSIMELQVRPAVQPCPNGPSVYPCHSNPRGRVLILNNKSFTGDQYPCRSGSECDTVNLERVYHQMGYEVVTRYDLSRAATLEFFSKESQNSKLSHVSSLFVFVMSHGDGPRTFITHDTDTVTIDEVMNFFLSNNCHFLSGKPKIFFSHFCRGEDEEIRPTLFPEAKREAYRDMLCIFSSTSGFQAYRHPTLGTPSVRAFCKALADHAHCKMLFELIREFQTLFEKMEGASSPEVQNLSFSKDLFLNPIGTRL